In Cotesia glomerata isolate CgM1 linkage group LG3, MPM_Cglom_v2.3, whole genome shotgun sequence, one genomic interval encodes:
- the LOC123262033 gene encoding uncharacterized protein LOC123262033: MEDESLVKKNVFPNEFLLRIVPDGTSIKDFARSVATKKKSNVQPYLITQSGQSVDKTFVQGDGWFINVHPESQPITTFDLLYKTYYVLNVEYPETLKNFYNFIDYFIFHMNVESISMVCSLYTSLSNFNIDSRKKGTDDAFEDDLD; the protein is encoded by the exons ATGGAAGATGAATcccttgtaaaaaaaaatgttttccctaatgaatttttattaaggaTTGTGCCT gaTGGAACAAGTATTAAAGATTTTGCGAGATCCGTAGcaactaaaaaaaagtctAATGTACAACCATATCTGATAACTCAGTCAGGTCAGTCGGTAGATAAGACATTCGTGCAAGGAGATGGATGGTTTATCAATGTTCATCCCGAAAGTCAACCCATCACTACTTTTGATCTCTTATACAAAACGTACTATGTACTTAACGTAGAGTACCcggaaactttgaaaaatttttataattttattgattacttCATCTTTCACATGAATGTCGAGTCAATAAGTATGGTATGTTCTTTGTATACTAGTCTTtcgaattttaatattgatagtcGTAAGAAAGGTACAGACGATGCTTTCGAAGATGATTTGGACTAA